The following proteins come from a genomic window of Hymenobacter canadensis:
- a CDS encoding glycosyltransferase family 2 protein — translation MPKLSVIVPCYYNELNIPITGPELIANEANFPAGVSFEYVLVDDGSKDATWEALQTFRQQYPDRVTLVKLAGNVGSYNAIVAGMAAATGDCMAVITADLQDPPELLTQMYAHWQQGFKLVLANRADREESLPQQVISNTFHWLMRRIALPGVPAGGFDMVFFDRQLCDEVVRMQERNGNVFYLLVWLGYPYVSIPYRRRRREVGKSRWTISKKIKLFVDSLLAFSFFPVRAISVLGLLLGGGAALYGLFLMVLRLTGAPEPEGWTTLMLVVLLVSAFQMIALGIIGEYVWRSLDAARQRPMYVVEKTEKRTGE, via the coding sequence ATGCCCAAATTGTCCGTCATTGTACCCTGCTACTACAATGAGTTAAATATTCCCATTACCGGGCCCGAGCTGATTGCCAACGAAGCCAACTTCCCCGCCGGTGTCAGCTTTGAGTACGTGCTGGTAGACGACGGCTCCAAGGATGCTACCTGGGAGGCGCTGCAAACGTTTCGGCAGCAGTACCCCGACCGCGTGACGCTGGTAAAGCTGGCCGGTAACGTGGGCTCCTACAACGCCATTGTGGCGGGTATGGCCGCCGCTACCGGCGACTGCATGGCCGTGATTACGGCCGACCTCCAGGACCCGCCGGAACTGCTCACCCAGATGTATGCCCACTGGCAGCAGGGTTTCAAGCTGGTGCTGGCCAACCGCGCCGACCGGGAGGAAAGCCTGCCACAGCAGGTAATTTCCAATACGTTCCACTGGCTGATGCGCCGGATTGCCCTGCCCGGTGTGCCGGCCGGCGGCTTCGATATGGTGTTCTTCGACCGGCAGCTCTGCGACGAGGTGGTGCGCATGCAGGAGCGCAACGGCAACGTGTTTTACCTGCTGGTGTGGCTGGGCTACCCCTACGTGAGCATCCCTTACCGGCGCCGGCGCCGGGAGGTGGGCAAATCGCGCTGGACGATAAGCAAGAAAATCAAGCTGTTCGTTGATTCGCTGCTGGCCTTCTCCTTTTTCCCGGTGCGCGCCATTTCTGTATTGGGCCTGCTGCTGGGCGGTGGGGCCGCGCTCTACGGGCTGTTTCTGATGGTGCTACGCCTCACGGGCGCTCCTGAACCGGAAGGCTGGACCACTCTGATGCTGGTGGTGCTTCTGGTTTCCGCTTTCCAGATGATTGCCCTGGGCATCATTGGCGAATACGTGTGGCGCAGCCTGGATGCTGCCCGCCAGCGACCAATGTATGTCGTGGAGAAAACAGAAAAGAGAACAGGAGAATAA